A single genomic interval of uncultured Sphaerochaeta sp. harbors:
- a CDS encoding radical SAM protein has protein sequence MKSIPETVLKAGLRLVYADPEKNLPKLVQWAQPIAAATGKNQENQWKMIKHITQDPSSGGYGLIMRILHQTDRDVLEKIVMNFVFNAAWFGAEQQNKKRGELGINIPWAILMDPTSACNLSCTGCWAAEYQKTDSLSFQTMDRIITEGKELGTYAYLFSGGEPLVRKHDLIELARKHNDTIFATFTNATLIDAEFTENLLSVKNFIPIISIEGTEDMTDARRGNGVWKQCIQAMDLLHEKKLPFGFSTCYHAHNTEYVGSDEFIDFMAEKGAMFGWYFTYIPVGEGASLDLVASPSQRAYMLKRVREIRTQKPLFVLDFWNDGNYVNGCIAGGRRYLHINAHGDMEPCAFIHYACETIHGKPLLEALRNPLFKAYRDHQPCNTNMFRPCPMFDNPELLVDMVNQSGAQSTQPIDSESVEQLYAKCKPIADKWKPVADELWEEYQR, from the coding sequence ATGAAATCAATTCCTGAGACCGTACTGAAAGCTGGTCTGCGGCTTGTGTACGCTGACCCTGAGAAAAATCTTCCCAAACTGGTGCAATGGGCGCAGCCTATTGCTGCTGCTACGGGAAAAAACCAAGAGAACCAATGGAAAATGATCAAACACATCACACAAGATCCCTCCTCAGGAGGATATGGTTTGATAATGAGAATCCTCCACCAGACAGACCGCGATGTGCTTGAGAAAATAGTCATGAACTTTGTCTTCAATGCTGCTTGGTTTGGCGCTGAACAACAGAACAAGAAACGTGGTGAGCTGGGTATCAATATTCCTTGGGCAATCCTGATGGATCCCACATCTGCCTGCAACCTTTCCTGTACAGGATGCTGGGCTGCAGAATACCAGAAAACCGATTCCCTCTCCTTCCAGACCATGGATCGTATCATCACAGAAGGAAAAGAGCTGGGCACCTATGCATATCTCTTCTCTGGCGGGGAGCCGTTGGTTCGTAAACATGATCTCATAGAGCTTGCTCGTAAACACAACGACACAATATTTGCCACATTTACCAATGCAACCTTGATCGACGCTGAATTTACAGAAAATCTGCTAAGTGTAAAGAACTTCATTCCCATCATCAGTATTGAGGGAACTGAGGATATGACCGACGCGAGAAGAGGAAACGGAGTATGGAAGCAGTGTATCCAGGCAATGGACCTGCTCCATGAGAAAAAGCTTCCTTTTGGGTTTTCAACCTGCTATCACGCTCACAACACTGAGTACGTAGGCTCTGATGAGTTCATCGATTTCATGGCTGAGAAAGGTGCAATGTTTGGTTGGTACTTCACCTATATCCCTGTAGGAGAAGGAGCCTCCCTCGACTTGGTTGCTTCCCCCTCACAGCGAGCCTATATGCTCAAGCGTGTGAGGGAAATACGTACCCAAAAACCACTCTTCGTCCTGGATTTCTGGAATGATGGCAACTATGTGAATGGATGCATCGCAGGTGGAAGACGATACCTGCACATCAATGCCCATGGGGATATGGAACCGTGTGCGTTCATCCACTATGCCTGTGAGACCATTCACGGCAAACCCCTTTTGGAGGCTCTCAGGAATCCCTTGTTCAAAGCATATAGGGACCATCAGCCGTGTAACACAAACATGTTCCGCCCCTGTCCCATGTTTGACAATCCTGAATTGTTGGTAGATATGGTAAATCAGTCGGGGGCACAAAGTACCCAACCTATCGACTCAGAATCAGTTGAACAGCTCTATGCAAAGTGCAAGCCGATCGCTGACAAGTGGAAACCAGTTGCTGATGAGCTCTGGGAGGAATACCAGAGATAG
- a CDS encoding LuxR C-terminal-related transcriptional regulator, whose translation MKENESAKATLSSVSRSALVERRRLDERLALSLHYQTTLVHAPHGYGKTTAIARFFASGEYKYAYIQCTPDDDTPKTFASRLNQMLLSLIPNVTGSDEPADVQISRMVELLGVSSESRYLVFDAVEFLNHKHITSWLSFLVSYLPETVHIILIGTDVSIYPKASMHREAVLQITRDDLAFTQEEGRRLAAYFADDIDDEALALMIENTWGSPLLLNACFAKEAIQHCEQVEGRVRELDSYFLPIWDEVPKKAETALAYTALLGTYFLGKEQTKLKAQVMLLVEKSLFVELRSDGVFSMHPLFRSFVLDRLKERKNRRAEHAVALAVENFLSQKDYRAAIAIALEIEDYYLVATLLDEHCATLLSDGYLDFILGVIAQLPQNAVEQYASLLLLEILSGIRKGWTAKHVKDRIARIRSSRQRKKMQEVDLLSILDGIDLLLQRDFYRAEKLLNKLPGELSYLRPLISIFIASLPLGPEEDIEQVYHHLQETLRTIGVRQHDALSIVLLGQIGSMQIDLLLFEQAEQSFDEALTLGYDEKTGYATSCSIAWIGKGELSLYSGRTKEAEEYLLQGLALAKGYSFYLSLHAQLALAEFYIVTERHEEATRLLRDAGKQAYEYDVTSIDDRFIEAMYAMAQRRVGDIPSLEMWVKKNQEKSTLQSIPFDLHVLEARQILGYYQMTGQYDKAESLYTSLQTELKHKHHLLLSMILSMECGVYEQQQETLSRSQVNDNHISVLRKLYGVQQKAEEHLLSDREREVLQLIGKGYMNKEIAGMMNITERTVKWHASKIYEKLQVSTRTEAVAEAQNQGIL comes from the coding sequence ATGAAAGAGAATGAATCGGCCAAAGCAACACTCTCTTCTGTCTCACGAAGTGCTTTGGTGGAAAGGCGTCGATTGGATGAGAGACTTGCGCTCTCACTGCATTACCAGACCACTTTGGTTCATGCGCCCCATGGGTATGGAAAAACAACAGCAATAGCCCGATTTTTTGCTTCAGGTGAGTATAAGTATGCATACATACAATGCACCCCTGATGATGATACTCCAAAGACATTTGCCTCACGTCTGAACCAGATGCTTCTTTCCCTGATTCCAAATGTTACAGGGAGTGATGAACCAGCTGATGTCCAGATTAGCAGAATGGTAGAGCTTCTGGGAGTGAGCAGTGAATCACGGTACCTCGTATTTGATGCTGTTGAGTTCCTGAACCATAAACACATTACTTCCTGGTTATCCTTTCTTGTATCATATCTTCCTGAAACAGTGCATATCATACTCATCGGAACAGATGTTTCCATCTATCCGAAAGCCTCAATGCATCGAGAGGCAGTGTTGCAAATCACCAGGGATGATCTTGCATTCACGCAGGAGGAAGGAAGACGTTTAGCCGCATACTTTGCAGATGACATTGATGACGAGGCATTGGCGCTTATGATTGAGAACACTTGGGGATCTCCACTGTTGCTCAATGCCTGTTTTGCCAAAGAAGCAATTCAACACTGTGAACAGGTGGAAGGGCGAGTCCGTGAGCTTGATTCGTATTTCCTTCCCATATGGGATGAGGTCCCAAAGAAAGCAGAAACAGCTCTCGCGTATACTGCATTGCTTGGAACGTATTTTCTTGGGAAGGAACAAACAAAGCTCAAAGCTCAGGTGATGCTTCTCGTGGAGAAATCACTGTTTGTCGAATTGAGATCCGATGGTGTGTTTTCCATGCATCCCCTCTTTCGCTCTTTTGTCCTTGATCGTTTGAAGGAGAGGAAGAACAGGCGAGCAGAACATGCAGTTGCTTTAGCAGTTGAGAACTTCCTCTCACAGAAAGACTATCGGGCTGCAATTGCAATAGCACTTGAAATTGAAGACTATTACTTGGTTGCCACCCTCCTCGACGAACACTGTGCAACATTATTGTCAGACGGGTATCTTGATTTCATTCTCGGTGTAATTGCACAACTACCCCAAAACGCGGTAGAGCAGTATGCATCATTGTTATTGCTTGAGATCCTCAGCGGTATCCGCAAGGGATGGACTGCAAAGCATGTGAAGGACAGAATTGCAAGAATACGTTCATCCAGACAGAGGAAAAAAATGCAGGAAGTTGACCTTCTGTCCATCCTTGATGGGATTGACCTCTTGCTCCAACGAGACTTCTATCGTGCAGAGAAACTGTTGAACAAGCTCCCTGGTGAACTGAGCTATCTACGTCCGCTGATCAGCATATTCATCGCTTCCTTGCCTCTTGGACCGGAGGAAGATATTGAACAGGTCTATCACCATCTACAGGAGACGCTCCGGACTATCGGGGTGAGACAGCACGATGCGCTTTCTATTGTGTTGCTTGGGCAAATAGGGTCCATGCAAATCGACCTCTTGTTGTTTGAACAAGCAGAGCAATCTTTCGATGAGGCACTGACGTTGGGATATGATGAGAAAACAGGATATGCAACGTCCTGTAGTATTGCTTGGATAGGCAAGGGGGAGCTCAGCCTCTATTCGGGTAGGACAAAGGAAGCAGAGGAATATCTGTTGCAGGGTCTTGCTTTGGCCAAGGGGTATTCGTTCTATCTCTCACTTCACGCACAGTTAGCACTTGCAGAATTCTATATAGTGACTGAACGACATGAGGAAGCAACTCGATTGCTCCGCGATGCAGGTAAGCAAGCCTATGAGTATGATGTTACTTCCATCGATGACCGGTTTATAGAGGCAATGTATGCCATGGCACAGCGGCGTGTCGGGGATATCCCTTCACTCGAGATGTGGGTGAAGAAGAACCAAGAGAAGAGCACGCTCCAGTCTATCCCTTTCGATCTTCACGTACTGGAAGCGCGACAGATTCTTGGGTACTACCAGATGACAGGACAGTATGACAAAGCAGAGTCTCTCTACACCTCGTTGCAAACAGAGTTGAAACATAAGCATCATTTATTGCTTTCAATGATTCTTTCAATGGAATGTGGTGTGTATGAACAGCAACAAGAAACTCTCTCAAGGAGTCAGGTCAACGACAACCATATTTCTGTCTTGCGAAAGTTGTATGGAGTTCAACAAAAGGCAGAGGAGCATCTCTTGAGTGACCGAGAGCGAGAGGTTCTGCAACTGATTGGGAAGGGGTACATGAACAAGGAGATAGCAGGGATGATGAACATCACCGAACGGACGGTGAAGTGGCATGCCTCCAAGATCTATGAGAAGTTGCAGGTAAGTACTCGAACGGAGGCCGTTGCCGAGGCTCAAAATCAAGGAATTTTATAG
- a CDS encoding RNA-binding domain-containing protein, translated as MTNIETIDIESKELDRGSQRIPPSVVKTLVAFLNTEGGDLFIGIQDNGNVCGVHDADDTSKRLSSLIHDAILPDASPFISLRIVTLEERRVVRASVMVGTERPYYLARIGLKPGGVYTRLGNACVPMNESGIRSLLLETSGTSFEACRSLEQDLTFITLKEEMDKRQIAFGSAQMETLKMIGSDKLFTNLAMLLSDQCSYTCKVAVFQGRDFAVFRDRKEFSGSVLKQLSDVYRFLATYNKTKARFNGLLREDTLDYPQEAIREALLNSIIHRDYLFSGSTIINVFDDRIEFISLGGLVRGLSMEAITMGVSQSRNPNLASVFYRLQLVESYGTGIRKIMHLYKEYLRKPEFKAAEGAFSCVLPNSNEEGTYTQKHEYHEDSVGESLNAEKASILYHAKARGSISRKEVEDLVGLKTTKAFRLLKELCAEGQLAQQTCGKFTRYIPLGE; from the coding sequence ATGACTAACATTGAAACTATTGATATTGAATCCAAAGAACTTGATAGGGGATCCCAGAGAATCCCCCCCTCAGTTGTTAAAACATTGGTTGCCTTTCTTAATACCGAGGGCGGTGATCTCTTTATTGGGATACAAGACAATGGAAATGTCTGTGGTGTTCATGATGCAGATGATACATCCAAGCGTTTGTCAAGCTTGATTCATGATGCCATTCTTCCTGATGCATCTCCATTTATATCTCTCAGGATAGTCACGTTGGAAGAGAGACGGGTTGTCAGGGCGTCGGTAATGGTAGGAACTGAACGCCCGTACTATCTTGCTAGAATTGGTCTCAAGCCAGGTGGTGTCTACACCCGGCTCGGTAATGCATGTGTTCCAATGAATGAAAGTGGCATTCGAAGCCTGCTTCTGGAGACATCCGGGACTTCGTTTGAAGCATGCAGAAGCTTGGAACAAGATTTAACATTCATAACTTTGAAAGAGGAGATGGATAAGCGACAAATTGCCTTTGGTTCAGCCCAGATGGAAACCCTGAAAATGATAGGCTCGGATAAACTTTTTACCAATCTTGCCATGTTGCTTTCCGATCAATGTTCGTATACCTGTAAGGTGGCTGTATTTCAGGGTCGGGATTTTGCAGTCTTTCGCGATAGGAAAGAATTTTCTGGATCTGTTCTGAAACAGCTTTCAGATGTGTATAGATTTCTTGCTACTTACAATAAAACAAAAGCACGATTCAACGGGCTGTTGCGGGAAGATACCTTGGATTATCCACAAGAAGCTATTCGTGAAGCACTGTTGAACAGCATAATTCATCGTGACTATCTTTTTTCAGGAAGCACGATTATCAATGTATTCGATGATCGTATTGAATTTATTTCTCTTGGAGGTTTGGTGAGAGGTCTTTCGATGGAGGCAATAACAATGGGAGTCTCTCAGTCAAGAAATCCAAATTTGGCTTCAGTGTTTTATCGTCTACAGTTAGTGGAAAGTTATGGGACAGGTATTCGAAAGATTATGCATCTCTATAAGGAATATCTAAGAAAACCCGAATTTAAAGCTGCTGAAGGTGCATTCTCCTGTGTCCTCCCAAATAGCAATGAAGAAGGCACGTATACCCAGAAACATGAATATCATGAGGATAGCGTTGGAGAGTCTCTGAATGCGGAGAAGGCCTCCATTCTCTACCATGCTAAAGCAAGAGGTTCCATTTCCAGGAAAGAAGTGGAGGATCTTGTGGGGCTGAAGACAACAAAAGCATTTAGACTGCTCAAGGAGCTGTGTGCTGAAGGACAACTCGCTCAACAGACTTGTGGGAAATTCACCCGATATATTCCCCTTGGGGAGTAA
- a CDS encoding cupin domain-containing protein — MSSKQDGFEVVAEGVKRKILSYNETIMAVEVHFETGGVGSVHSHPHTQLTYVLEGSFTFTIDGKSVEVSKGDTLVFEPNVKHGTTCLEKGVVLDVFTPYREDFVG, encoded by the coding sequence ATGAGTTCAAAGCAAGATGGATTTGAGGTAGTGGCTGAGGGTGTGAAGCGGAAGATTCTCTCCTACAATGAGACAATCATGGCAGTGGAAGTTCATTTTGAAACCGGTGGAGTTGGTTCCGTTCACTCCCATCCCCATACCCAGTTGACCTATGTGTTGGAGGGCTCTTTTACCTTCACCATTGATGGAAAGTCTGTAGAGGTTTCAAAGGGAGATACCCTTGTCTTTGAGCCAAATGTAAAGCATGGCACCACCTGCCTGGAAAAGGGAGTGGTCTTGGATGTATTCACTCCCTATCGGGAAGATTTTGTGGGGTGA
- a CDS encoding DEAD/DEAH box helicase family protein, with product MERDAKDQMIRKLQLENKSLRSENERLRSLLQTSRTIDDAEVLESTVKERRLKRLELYRAYFRGRTDVYAQRWFNKQGKKQYSPVNQRRYMKWNDAKHRYIVSAPTGVSPYEPLTDEVLVRHLSTKEDNNGEDVSIGLYIIVNDDECYLSAIDFDGDSWQKDVLQSIQVIDSYGFSYLIERSQSGKGAHVWFFFHNAIKAKKARQFCSSLITLSMEKQAFLPMRTYDRIYPSQDCITKNGLGSLIALPLEGESRKQKNTIFLDKDLNPIPNPWNALQVTRKIDEEEITSFLANVGSAFNTGQIGIKEQGKIPSLESFPQAQEEVLSKTVTLVLEKGIKIDTFGLPSSLVNTLKRIASFHNPEFYKAERMRLSTWDKPRIICCAELIESRYIILPRGCLDAVEQALLQAGLVIEIEDRREPGTTVSFNFSATLQKPQQEALHAMLKEKNGILSAPPGFGKTVVASKLIAKHQSNVLVIVHTKPLLNQWRERLSQFLSVKPGLLGGGKNTLTGLVDIALVNSLSQEQNVRITNSYGMVIVDECHHVAAVTYEKVLKAVRATYVYGLTATPIRNDGHHDIIFMQCGPVLYQVDQASWARQNKLSGTISARFSPFRCDFQHLEIQELYERLSQDIDRNRLITTDIQTLLDLGRSILVLSNRLEQLKLLGSLLENQGNSVLVMTGSQSAKTKKQVQSYLESMTRKKQQALILSTGKYIGEGFDLPQLDTLVLASPIAWKGNVIQYVGRLCRFYEGKSEVVVIDYIDFKIPVLARMFNKRVNAYKQLGFSITQTGQKPKTQLIFTVDTYWEILLKDIGSANREIFFSIPFLSEERLQTMLSLLSREAQRIKICMRVMKASNEKTIQRIKQMGITVQLSEVEVVNYLLIDERILWYGSIHLFGKIFPGNTMLRLEDPTYVADFKMHDEAIENPSLF from the coding sequence ATGGAGCGTGACGCAAAAGACCAGATGATTAGAAAACTCCAATTGGAGAATAAATCATTACGCTCAGAAAATGAACGATTACGATCTCTGTTACAAACATCTCGGACTATCGATGATGCAGAGGTTCTTGAAAGTACAGTGAAAGAAAGGCGGCTGAAACGGCTTGAACTGTATCGCGCTTACTTCCGAGGGCGCACTGATGTATATGCACAACGATGGTTTAACAAACAGGGAAAGAAACAATATAGTCCAGTAAACCAACGTAGATATATGAAGTGGAATGATGCTAAGCACCGATATATTGTATCAGCTCCTACAGGAGTCTCTCCCTATGAGCCTCTTACTGATGAGGTGCTTGTACGTCATTTATCCACAAAAGAAGATAATAATGGAGAAGATGTTTCTATTGGTTTGTATATTATTGTAAACGATGATGAATGTTATCTTTCTGCGATAGATTTTGATGGAGATTCCTGGCAGAAGGATGTGTTGCAATCTATTCAGGTCATTGACTCATATGGTTTTTCGTATTTGATTGAGCGCTCACAATCAGGAAAGGGGGCACATGTCTGGTTTTTCTTTCACAATGCTATTAAAGCAAAGAAGGCAAGACAATTCTGTAGTAGCTTGATTACACTTTCTATGGAAAAACAAGCTTTCCTCCCTATGCGAACATATGATCGAATTTACCCTTCACAAGATTGCATTACCAAGAATGGTCTTGGAAGCCTGATTGCTCTACCTCTTGAAGGGGAATCGCGCAAGCAGAAGAATACTATTTTTCTTGATAAGGACTTGAATCCAATTCCAAATCCATGGAACGCATTACAGGTAACCCGAAAGATTGATGAAGAGGAGATTACATCCTTCTTGGCTAATGTTGGTTCAGCTTTTAATACTGGCCAGATTGGCATTAAAGAGCAGGGAAAGATACCAAGTCTAGAATCTTTTCCACAAGCACAAGAAGAAGTATTATCCAAAACGGTTACTCTTGTCTTGGAGAAGGGCATCAAAATTGATACGTTTGGATTACCTTCATCTCTAGTGAATACTTTGAAGCGCATTGCTTCCTTCCATAATCCAGAGTTTTATAAAGCAGAGCGGATGCGCCTTAGCACATGGGATAAGCCTCGTATCATCTGTTGTGCTGAACTGATAGAGAGCCGATACATAATACTCCCGCGAGGGTGTTTGGATGCAGTTGAGCAGGCTCTCTTGCAAGCAGGATTAGTAATAGAGATTGAAGATAGAAGAGAGCCTGGTACAACAGTCTCATTCAATTTTTCTGCTACATTGCAAAAGCCTCAGCAGGAGGCATTGCATGCAATGCTTAAGGAAAAAAATGGTATTCTTTCTGCTCCTCCTGGCTTTGGTAAAACTGTGGTTGCCTCTAAGCTTATTGCAAAACACCAGAGTAATGTGTTGGTTATCGTGCATACAAAACCATTACTCAACCAGTGGAGGGAACGTCTTTCACAGTTTCTTTCAGTTAAGCCAGGCTTGCTAGGAGGCGGTAAGAATACTTTGACTGGGTTAGTTGATATTGCATTGGTTAATTCCCTGTCCCAAGAACAGAATGTGAGAATAACAAATTCATACGGCATGGTTATTGTTGATGAGTGCCATCATGTAGCGGCAGTCACATATGAAAAAGTGCTTAAAGCTGTCAGAGCTACCTATGTTTACGGGTTAACTGCAACACCAATCAGAAATGATGGTCATCATGATATCATTTTCATGCAATGTGGTCCGGTTCTCTATCAAGTAGATCAAGCGAGTTGGGCAAGGCAGAATAAGCTATCTGGTACTATTAGTGCACGATTCTCTCCATTTAGATGTGATTTTCAGCATCTGGAAATTCAAGAACTATATGAGCGTCTTTCACAGGATATTGATCGCAACAGACTTATTACCACAGACATACAAACCTTATTGGATCTAGGACGGTCCATTCTTGTTTTGTCCAACCGTTTGGAACAGCTCAAACTATTAGGCTCTTTACTTGAAAACCAGGGAAATTCTGTATTGGTGATGACCGGTAGTCAATCAGCAAAAACCAAGAAACAGGTACAGTCCTATCTAGAATCAATGACAAGAAAGAAGCAGCAAGCTTTGATTCTCTCTACAGGAAAATATATTGGGGAGGGGTTTGATCTTCCCCAACTCGATACGCTTGTGCTTGCTTCTCCCATCGCATGGAAGGGAAATGTAATCCAATATGTAGGTAGATTGTGTCGTTTTTATGAAGGAAAATCAGAAGTTGTTGTCATTGATTACATTGACTTTAAAATTCCCGTTCTTGCTAGAATGTTTAACAAGCGAGTGAATGCTTATAAACAGTTAGGATTCTCAATTACCCAGACTGGACAGAAACCAAAAACACAATTGATATTTACTGTTGATACATATTGGGAGATTCTCCTAAAGGATATAGGGTCTGCAAATAGAGAAATATTCTTCTCTATCCCCTTCCTGTCAGAAGAGAGGTTGCAGACGATGCTCTCCCTGTTATCAAGAGAAGCACAAAGAATCAAGATTTGTATGAGAGTCATGAAAGCGAGTAATGAAAAAACTATTCAGCGAATCAAGCAAATGGGAATCACTGTTCAACTTAGTGAAGTGGAAGTAGTAAATTACCTGCTCATAGATGAACGTATTCTCTGGTATGGAAGTATCCACCTATTTGGTAAGATTTTTCCAGGGAATACAATGCTTCGCCTTGAAGATCCTACCTATGTAGCTGATTTCAAAATGCATGATGAAGCTATCGAGAATCCTTCGTTGTTTTAG
- a CDS encoding AAA family ATPase has protein sequence MMKRKISGALRKWRQEEQGRTALLIDGARRVGKSYIVEEFAKEEYKSYIVIDFNRVNKEVKELFINYLNDLDTLFLYLSNYYNVKLYERETLIILDEVQLFPKARAAIKYLVKDGRYDYIETGSLMSIKTNVQDIVIPSEERHLSMYPMDFEEFLWALENETLMDYIRKCFSEKKPMGQVLHRKAMDYFRQYLIVGGMPQAVEEYIRTRDFDRVDRIKRDILTLYRTDIIKHAKGYEMKTEQIFDDIPSQLQKHDRKFRVSALKKEARLRDYEDALFWLNDAMIVNICYNSSAPTIGLRLNMNRMTLKCYMADTGILISHAFDENGIVSEELYKKILFDKLEVNLGMIVENIVAQMLVAGGHKLYFYYNSSREDTPSRMEIDFLIAKNKISNRHNISPIEVKSSKNYSLKSLQKFKAKFAAQLHTRYVLHPSDLKIEEDIIYLPLYMTSLL, from the coding sequence ATGATGAAGAGAAAAATTTCAGGTGCATTGAGGAAATGGAGACAAGAAGAACAAGGCCGTACTGCGCTTCTCATCGATGGAGCTCGTCGTGTCGGAAAAAGTTATATAGTTGAAGAGTTTGCTAAGGAAGAATATAAGAGCTATATCGTTATTGACTTCAATCGCGTGAACAAGGAAGTCAAGGAGCTCTTCATTAACTATCTGAATGACCTAGATACCTTATTCCTATACTTATCAAACTATTATAATGTAAAGTTGTATGAACGAGAGACCTTGATTATTCTTGATGAGGTGCAACTCTTTCCAAAAGCTCGGGCTGCTATAAAATATCTTGTTAAAGATGGAAGATATGACTATATAGAGACAGGTTCCCTTATGAGCATCAAGACCAATGTACAAGACATTGTCATTCCTTCAGAAGAACGTCACTTGAGTATGTATCCGATGGATTTCGAGGAGTTCCTCTGGGCTCTAGAAAATGAAACACTTATGGACTACATAAGAAAATGTTTTTCAGAGAAAAAGCCGATGGGACAGGTCCTTCATAGAAAAGCCATGGACTACTTCAGGCAATACCTCATTGTAGGAGGAATGCCACAAGCAGTTGAGGAATATATACGGACTCGTGACTTCGATCGGGTAGACCGAATTAAACGAGATATTCTCACATTGTATCGTACTGATATTATAAAACATGCTAAGGGCTATGAAATGAAAACAGAGCAAATCTTCGATGATATTCCTTCACAGCTCCAAAAACATGATAGGAAATTCAGGGTATCCGCGTTAAAGAAAGAAGCACGTCTTCGTGATTACGAGGATGCTCTTTTCTGGCTAAATGATGCCATGATTGTGAACATCTGCTACAATTCCAGCGCACCAACCATTGGGTTGAGACTAAACATGAACCGTATGACTCTTAAATGCTATATGGCAGATACAGGCATACTCATCAGTCACGCATTTGATGAAAATGGAATTGTGAGTGAAGAGCTATACAAGAAAATACTCTTCGATAAGCTTGAAGTGAATCTTGGAATGATTGTAGAAAATATTGTGGCCCAGATGCTGGTAGCAGGGGGACATAAGCTGTACTTTTATTATAATTCCTCACGAGAGGATACCCCTTCACGAATGGAAATTGATTTCCTGATAGCAAAAAACAAGATCAGCAACAGACACAACATAAGCCCTATTGAGGTAAAATCCAGCAAGAATTATTCCTTGAAATCTCTGCAAAAATTCAAGGCAAAGTTTGCAGCACAACTACATACTCGCTATGTATTACATCCCAGTGACCTAAAGATAGAAGAGGATATTATCTATCTCCCTCTGTATATGACATCGCTTCTGTGA